The sequence below is a genomic window from Halococcus saccharolyticus DSM 5350.
GCAGAGTGGGACCGCTTCGAGAACGCCCGGAACGAGGCGCGGACCGAACTCGAACGCGAACGCGAGCGCGTCGAACGGGCGGTCGGCGCGGAGGAGGCCGCGGTCTTCGAGGCGCACGTCCAGTTCCTCGACGATCCTCAGATCACCGAGAACATCGAGAGCGGCGTCGAGGAGGGACTGCCGGCCGAACACGCCGTCAAGCGGGCGTTTGTCGACGGCATCGAGCAGTTCGAGAGCATGGCGGGACGGACGGCCGAGCGCGCCGACGATCTCCGGGACGTCCGTGACCGTCTGCTCCACACCCTGACCGACGGCGAACGTGTCGACCTCGCCAGTCTCCCCGAGGGAACAGTGCTGCTCGCCGAGCGGCTGACGCCGAGCGACACCGTCCAACTCGACCCCGAGAGGATAGCGGGCTTCGCCACAGCACTCGGTGGGCGGACCTCGCATGCGGCGATCTTCGCGCGCGCTATCGGCCTACCGGCGGTGGTGGGCGTCGGCGACGCGCTCGCCGACGTCGAGGCAGGAACGGGGGTCGGCGTCGATGGCGAGGCGGGCACGATCCTCGTCGAACCTGACGACGAGTCGAGCGAGCGCCTCGCCGACGCGCGCGAGGTCACGATCCGGCACGAACCGGTCTCGACGACCGATGGGACGCACATCGAGGTGGCCGCGAATCTCGGACGGCCCGCGGAACTCGACGGCGCGCGCGCGGCGGGTGCGGACGGCGTCGGGCTCTTCCGCACCGAGTTTCTCTTCCTCGATCGCGACGCGCCGCCCGACGAGGATGAACAGTACGAGGCGTATCTCGAAGCGTGCACGGCGTTCGACGGGCGGGTTGTCGTGCGTACACTCGATGTCGGGGGCGACAAACCGATTCCCTACCTCGATCAGCCCGAGGAGACGAACCCGTTTCTGGGCGAGCGCGGCATCCGGCGCTCGCTCGGCCTCGATGGAGAGCTGTTCGAGACCCAGCTCCGGGCGCTGCTGCGAGCTGGCGCTGGGGCGGAACCCCTCTCGGTGATGTTTCCGCTCGTCGCCACAGTTGAGGAGCTCGACACGGCGCTCGACACGGTCGAGCAGGTCACCGACGACCTCGCGAACGAGGAAGTCGAACACGCGATGCCGGAGCTGGGCGTGATGATCGAAACGCCGGCGAGCGTGCTCGTGGCCGCGGAACTCGCCGCACGCGTCGACTTTCTCTCCATTGGGACGAACGACCTCGCGCAGTACACGATGGCCGCCTCGCGGGAGAACGAGCGCGTCGCGACCCTGCACGACGCGCGCCAGCCATCCGTACTGCGCGCGATCCGCCGGACGGTCGAGGCGGGCCACGAGGCGGGCGCGTGGGTCGGGATGTGCGGTGAGATGGCTGGCGATCCCGCCCTCACCGAACTGCTCGTCGGACTGGGACTCGACGAACTCAGCATGAGCGCCGTGACGATCCCGGACGTGAAGGCAGCAGTAGCGGAAATCGATCGCGAACGGGCGCGTGAGCGGGCCGAACGCGCGCTCGTGGCCGAGACGAAAGACGACGTGCTTCGGGTTCTCGACGACTGACTCTCCTCATTTCGAGACCAACGCGCCGGCTGCGGACGAGTGGCCGACGGCCCGAACGGACAATTTGGGAGTTACCGTATCGGGGGTGTGCTTACCGTGCTCACCCGCTTTCGAGGGTGGAAAACCGACGAGGTTGCCACAGAAAAGACGGAAACGGCTGTGTTTTCTCGAAACGGCGGTGGAAGAGCCACGAATGCTCGCAAGAACTTTGATCCGCCGGTCCGTGAGAAGAAGTGGCATGAAGAAACTGATCAACGAACCGTCGGCCGTCGTCGACGAGATGCTCGACGGGATGGTCGCGGCCCACCCCCAGCAAGTACGACGACTCGACGGGGCCGAGGTGCTCGTTCGGAACGCCGCGCCGGTCGAGGGGAAAGTGGGGATCGTCAGCGGCGGCGGGAGCGGCCACGAGCCGACCCACGCGGGCTACCTCGGCCCGGGAATGCTCGACGGCGCGGCTGCGGGCGAGATGTTCACTTCGCCCACTGCCGACCAACTGGGAGAGATGATCGGGGCCTGTGACGGCGGCGAAGGCGTCCTCTGTGTCGTCAAAAACTACGAGGGCGACGTGATGAACTTCGACACCGCCGCGGAGATGGCCGACATGGAGGGCGTCGAGGTCGTACAGGTCGTGGTGAACGACGACGTCGCCGTCGAGGATTCGCTGTACACCTCGGGTCGGCGTGGGGTCTGTGGGACGATCTTCGTCCACAAGATCGCGGGCGCGAAGGCCGCACAGGGAGCGCCGCTCTCGGCGGTAGCGACGGTCGCCGAGAAAGCCATCGACCGCGTCGGGACGATGGGGATGGCGCTCACCTCGTGTGTCACTCCGGAGAAGGGCGAACCCACGTTCGAGCTGGGTGACGACGAGATCGAACTCGGCATCGGCATCCACGGCGAGCCAGGGACGGAGCGCACGGACGTGATGACGGCCGACGAAGTCGCCGATCACCTCACCGAAGCAGTGCTTGCGGACCTCGACCTCGACGCGGGCGCGGAGGTGGCGACCATCGTCAACGGGATGGGCGGGACGCCCCTCTCGGAACTCTACATCGTCAACCGCCGGGTGCAGGAGGTGCTCGGCGAGCGGGAGATCGAGACACACGAGGCGTGGGTCGGCGACTACATGACCTCGCTCGACATGTGTGGCTGTTCGGTCACCGTCATGGAACTCGACGAGGAGCTGAAGGAGTTGCTCACGTCCTCGGTCGACACGCCGGCGCTGACGGTGGCCGAGTGAACGCGCTCGGACCGTCCGGACGACGGGCGTCGAGCGGAATCGTGCCCGGAACCGGATCAGGACCGGATATGGGCTGGAGCGGTCTCCACCAAGCGCCCGGCACAAACGCTTTGACGCTCTCCCGACAGTAGGCGGTATGGCAGACGAGGACGCACAGCGCGAGGCGCTGCTTGACGCCATCGAGAACGTCGCTGCGCGGTTGGCCACGGAGAAATCACACCTCACCGAACTGGATTCGGCCATCGGCGACGCCGACCACGGGGCGAACATGGACCGCGGGTTCGCGGCCGTCGTAGAGGAGGTCGAGGGGGTGGACGATGCGTCGGTCGCCGAAATAACCAAGACCGTCGGGGTGACGCTCGTCTCGACGGTTGGCGGGGCGTCGGGACCGCTGTACGGCGGGTCGATCATGTCCGCGAGCGGGGAGTTGGAGGAAGGGATCACCGCCGAGACGGCCGTCGCGTTCGCGGAGGCCTACCTCGAAAAAGTACAGGATAGAGGCGACGCGCAGGTGGGAGCGAAGACGATGGTCGACGCGCTCACACCGGCGGTCCACACGTTCAAGAAATCGATAGAACAGGACGACCTCGATCCCCTCGAAGCGCTGGCGAAGGCGGTCGACGCCGCCGAGCGCGGGGCGCGATTCACGACCCCGATTCGAGCGAAGAAGGGCCGCGCGTCGTATCTCGGCTGGCGCTCCGTCGGGCATCGCGATCCGGGCGCGACGAGCACGCTGTTCATCCTCGAAACGCTGCTCGCGACGGCCGAAGACCACCTCGACGGCGGTGTGGAACGCGACGCGGTCGCGCCGACGACGCCCGACGAAACTCCCGACACCGACGGTGATAGAGTGGATGGCGAGGGAACGGACGCGGAGGGCGGGTAATCGATGACCGGACTCGTGGTGGTTTCACACAGCACGAAGGCCGCAGAGGGCATCGTCGAGATCGCCGCCGAGATGGGTGGCGAGCGCGCGCGCATCGAACCCGCCGGCGGCGATCCCGAGGGGGGCATCGGAACCACCGTCGAGAAGATCGCGTCGGCCATCGAGCGCGCGGCCGACGGCGACGGGGTCGTGGTGTGCTGTGACCTCGGCAGCGCGGTGATGAACGCCGAGATGGCGATCGAGACCGCCACGATCGACGAGGAGATCGTCATCGCCGACGGCCCGATACTGGAGGGGGTGCTCAACGCCGCCGTCGAAGCGACGAGTCCGCAGGCCACGGTGGAGTCGGTCGTTGCGGCCGTCGAGGCGGCACGCGAACACTGAGAGGGCGACGACCACCGGTGTTTAAGCGCCTCGCGCGTGTGGGTTGGTCCGCGATGCCAGACGTCCATCTCGACGAGGACACCGTCGACCGGCTCGATCGCCTCCGCGTCGACGAAGAGTCCTACGACGAGATCGTGACCGAACTCATCAATATCTACGAGACAGAAGAGCGCACGCTGTTTCGTGGCGGTAGTCCCTAGCTCTTCGCGCTCGCGCGGATGTCGTCCCACTTTCCTCGCTCTTCGAGGCGTTGCTGGAGTTCGTCGGCGTAGCGTTGGGTCAGTCGCTCGGCGTCGTCGATCCGCTCTTGGTCGGTGCCACCGTCGCCGCCACCCATCCCGAGCGCGCTCTTGATCGAGCCGAAGACCCCACCGTCGTCGCTTCCGCCCGATCCCTCGTCGCCCATCGCACCCATTCCGCCCATCCCGCCACCCACGTTGTCGAGTTCGGGCATGATGTGCGGGAGATTATCGGTGTTCGCGACGAGACGATCTTCGCCCCCTGTTGACTGTTCGACTTCGAACTCGACGGCGGTCATGATGAGTCCCCACTGCTGGCGGGAGAACTGGGAGTTCTCGACTGTCGAGGCGAACTCCTGATCGACAGCCATCCGATCGCCGGCGATCCTGTCGCTCCACTCGCGGTCGCTCATGACCGGGGTTGGACGGGGGTGCGTATCAGGCTTCCGTGCACGGCGGGTACGGTTGCGGTAGTGGTGTGGTTGCGGTGCGGGCCTGGCGGATGAAGGGCGAGCGAACGGAGTGAGCGAGCGGGTTTTTTAGTCCACCGGAAGATTCGCTTCGCTCGTCTTCCGAGCCTTGCTTCGTTACGCTCAGCAAGACAGGTTTTTACGAGTAGCGAGGGACGCGAAGCGTCCCTCGTACCGTGCGAGCGGGCCGAGGGCCCGCGAGCAGAGAGCGGTGCCCGCAGCGCGAGCGAAGCGAGCGCGAGGACACCCGACGTGGTTCGAAAGGCGCTTCGCGCCTTTCGTCATGCCGAGACGGCTTCGCCGTCTCGTAGCAAAATAAAAAGTGGGCCTTAGAGTACCTGGTCGATACTCTCGTACTCTTCGGTCGTGACACCCTCGTCGGTGATCGTGGAGACGATGATGCCGTTACCGCTGGCGGTGTCGCGCTCGACCGCACTCTTGACAGCGTGTGCGGCGACCGTTTCGGCCTCGTCGTTGCTCAGGCCCTCCTCGTACTGCTGTTCGAGGACACCGTAGGCGAACGGCGAGCCCGAGCCGGTCGCGTTGTAATCCTCTTCCATGACGCTGCCCGAGGGATCGATACTGTAGATATGACTCCCCTCGTCGTCGACACCGCCGAGGATCGGGTGCACGATGAAGAAGGCACCACTGCGGAGGAAGTTCGAGGTCAGCGTCGAGAGCGCCTGCATACTCATCTCCTCGCTACGGCGGGCCTCGTAGAGGTCGACCTCCGCCCGGAGGTTGCTGATGAGCGCTTGGGCCGGACTCACCGCGCCGGAGATGGTGAGCGCCCCGCGAGGGTGGATCTCGGCGATTTTCTTCGCCTGCTTGCTCGACACCATGTTGCCGAAGCTCGCGCGGCGGTCGGTGGCGAGCACGACGCCCTCGCTGGTCGTGAGGCCAACGGTGGTCGTGCCCGTCTTGGTCATCTCCGATTTGTCCATCTCGGGCTCGGGGAGCGTGCCGAGCTCCGGCCCGTAGACGTCCTCCGACGTCTGCAGACTAGGCTGAGAGAGGTTCTGGCCGTCGGGAAGCTGAGGCATACGTCTCGTTCGTCCCGGACGCTGATAAAGCCAGTCTTTCACACTCGGATTGCCGATTCGGGCCGCAGGAGCGAGTGGTGTTACTCGTCGGTCGCGCCTTCGTGGGCCTCGCCGAGTCGGTCGACGAGTCGTCCGATCGGGAGCGTCATGCCCAGTCGTTCGGTGAGTAGTGCGAGCGGGAACGTGACGATACCGAGCACGAGGGCGCTCTGATACGCGGCGAACAGGGTCGTGCGGCGCAGCCGTTCGATCATGTCGTCACCCGAGGGACCGACAGAGACCTATATAACTATTTCGAGTCGCTGAACCGCTCGTATCGAAAGTACACTGCCGCAGTCGTGCGATTCAACTATTTTTGATCGCACCACAAGTACACCTGACCTCGGTGACGTCCGATCCGAATCGCTGGTGTTGATCACCGTTGTCGTCGCGATAACTTATGGACAGCATCGCGTTCACGTGCGCGTCGGAACGAATCACGTCGCACCGGATCGTCACGACCGGCGACGGAACCGCAAGGCACGTCACGCCCCGGAGCAGATGGGAGATATGAGCGATTATCTCGTGGCGATGGAGGCGGCATGGTTGGTCCGGGACGTCGACGACGTCGACGACGCGATCGGGGTCGCGGTCAGCGAGGCCGGCAAGCGACTCAACGAGCGCGATAAGTCCTACGTTGAGGTCGATGTCGGCGCGACTGGTTGTCCAGCCTGCGGCGAGCCGTTCGACTCGGCGTTCGTCGCGGCCGGTACCGCGATCGTGGGGCTCGTCCTCGAAATCGAGATCTTCAACGCTGACGGCCGCGAGCACGCCCAGCGGATCGCGAAGAGCGAGGTCGGCGGCGCGCTGCGGGACGTGCCCCTCGACATCGTCGAGACCATCGAACACGATCCAGAAGAAGACGCGGAAGCGTAGGCCATTGAATGCGGTGCGGCGGTAGTGCGGAGCGACGGGAACCTGACGGATCGAGGGCGAGCGCCTGAGCGGTTCTGCGGTGCTGTGCGGTGGCGGTAGCGGAGAGCGTAGCAACTGCACCGCGAACGAGCCGGAGGCGAGTGAGCGGGGTTTTCGATCTACCGGAAGACGTTCGCGTCTGCCGAGCCTTCGCTCGCTTCGTCTTCGCGCGGCAAAGCCGCGCGAACAGTCCGCGGGACCGGAGATCCCGCGCTACTCACGAAGACATCTTTGTGAGGAGTTGAGCGCGACCGCAGGGAGCGCGAACCCCTGAAGTAAATAGGTGGGATCAGGAGAGGTGGGCGGCCACGTCGGCCTCGGTGATGATCCCAGCCATTCGCCCGCTCTCGACCACGATCACGGCGTCGTGGTGATCGAGATGGGTATCGACCGCGTCGAGCGTCGCGTCGGGGGCCACAGTGGTAATCGACTCGCGCATCACGTCGGCCACCGGGAGCTCGGCGGCGTCGTCGGTTCCGGCGCGGCGGATGTCACTGTTCGAAATGATCCCAACTGGGTACTCGTCGTGGACCACCGGAAGCTGGGAGTAGCCCGCCTCACCCATCCGTTCGATGGCCTCTCGAACGCTGTCGTCGGGGGCGACGTGAACGACCGACTCGCCCATCAGGTCGCGCGCACGGCGAATCCCGCCCTCGGCGGCGTCGAGCGCGGTCACGATCCGCCGGAGCGTCGAGAGCCGCGGATCGACATCCCCGCTCTCGATCCGCGCGATCAGCGGCTGGGAGACCCCTGCCCGCTCGGCGAGCGCACTCTGGGTGAGATCGACCTCGTGACGGCGTTCGCGGAGGTCGTCGGGCGTCGGCAGCTCCATGTCCGGCG
It includes:
- the dhaK gene encoding dihydroxyacetone kinase subunit DhaK, with amino-acid sequence MKKLINEPSAVVDEMLDGMVAAHPQQVRRLDGAEVLVRNAAPVEGKVGIVSGGGSGHEPTHAGYLGPGMLDGAAAGEMFTSPTADQLGEMIGACDGGEGVLCVVKNYEGDVMNFDTAAEMADMEGVEVVQVVVNDDVAVEDSLYTSGRRGVCGTIFVHKIAGAKAAQGAPLSAVATVAEKAIDRVGTMGMALTSCVTPEKGEPTFELGDDEIELGIGIHGEPGTERTDVMTADEVADHLTEAVLADLDLDAGAEVATIVNGMGGTPLSELYIVNRRVQEVLGEREIETHEAWVGDYMTSLDMCGCSVTVMELDEELKELLTSSVDTPALTVAE
- the dhaL gene encoding dihydroxyacetone kinase subunit DhaL: MADEDAQREALLDAIENVAARLATEKSHLTELDSAIGDADHGANMDRGFAAVVEEVEGVDDASVAEITKTVGVTLVSTVGGASGPLYGGSIMSASGELEEGITAETAVAFAEAYLEKVQDRGDAQVGAKTMVDALTPAVHTFKKSIEQDDLDPLEALAKAVDAAERGARFTTPIRAKKGRASYLGWRSVGHRDPGATSTLFILETLLATAEDHLDGGVERDAVAPTTPDETPDTDGDRVDGEGTDAEGG
- the ptsP gene encoding phosphoenolpyruvate--protein phosphotransferase, producing MRTLDGVGVTPQSGIGTATWYDDRADLPEPPDPHDIDPEAEWDRFENARNEARTELERERERVERAVGAEEAAVFEAHVQFLDDPQITENIESGVEEGLPAEHAVKRAFVDGIEQFESMAGRTAERADDLRDVRDRLLHTLTDGERVDLASLPEGTVLLAERLTPSDTVQLDPERIAGFATALGGRTSHAAIFARAIGLPAVVGVGDALADVEAGTGVGVDGEAGTILVEPDDESSERLADAREVTIRHEPVSTTDGTHIEVAANLGRPAELDGARAAGADGVGLFRTEFLFLDRDAPPDEDEQYEAYLEACTAFDGRVVVRTLDVGGDKPIPYLDQPEETNPFLGERGIRRSLGLDGELFETQLRALLRAGAGAEPLSVMFPLVATVEELDTALDTVEQVTDDLANEEVEHAMPELGVMIETPASVLVAAELAARVDFLSIGTNDLAQYTMAASRENERVATLHDARQPSVLRAIRRTVEAGHEAGAWVGMCGEMAGDPALTELLVGLGLDELSMSAVTIPDVKAAVAEIDRERARERAERALVAETKDDVLRVLDD
- a CDS encoding DUF7557 family protein; protein product: MPDVHLDEDTVDRLDRLRVDEESYDEIVTELINIYETEERTLFRGGSP
- the psmB gene encoding archaeal proteasome endopeptidase complex subunit beta, giving the protein MPQLPDGQNLSQPSLQTSEDVYGPELGTLPEPEMDKSEMTKTGTTTVGLTTSEGVVLATDRRASFGNMVSSKQAKKIAEIHPRGALTISGAVSPAQALISNLRAEVDLYEARRSEEMSMQALSTLTSNFLRSGAFFIVHPILGGVDDEGSHIYSIDPSGSVMEEDYNATGSGSPFAYGVLEQQYEEGLSNDEAETVAAHAVKSAVERDTASGNGIIVSTITDEGVTTEEYESIDQVL
- a CDS encoding DUF555 domain-containing protein: MSDYLVAMEAAWLVRDVDDVDDAIGVAVSEAGKRLNERDKSYVEVDVGATGCPACGEPFDSAFVAAGTAIVGLVLEIEIFNADGREHAQRIAKSEVGGALRDVPLDIVETIEHDPEEDAEA
- the dhaM gene encoding dihydroxyacetone kinase phosphoryl donor subunit DhaM, with product MTGLVVVSHSTKAAEGIVEIAAEMGGERARIEPAGGDPEGGIGTTVEKIASAIERAADGDGVVVCCDLGSAVMNAEMAIETATIDEEIVIADGPILEGVLNAAVEATSPQATVESVVAAVEAAREH
- a CDS encoding DUF5799 family protein; its protein translation is MSDREWSDRIAGDRMAVDQEFASTVENSQFSRQQWGLIMTAVEFEVEQSTGGEDRLVANTDNLPHIMPELDNVGGGMGGMGAMGDEGSGGSDDGGVFGSIKSALGMGGGDGGTDQERIDDAERLTQRYADELQQRLEERGKWDDIRASAKS
- a CDS encoding CBS domain-containing protein gives rise to the protein MELPTPDDLRERRHEVDLTQSALAERAGVSQPLIARIESGDVDPRLSTLRRIVTALDAAEGGIRRARDLMGESVVHVAPDDSVREAIERMGEAGYSQLPVVHDEYPVGIISNSDIRRAGTDDAAELPVADVMRESITTVAPDATLDAVDTHLDHHDAVIVVESGRMAGIITEADVAAHLS